One region of Anaeromyxobacter paludicola genomic DNA includes:
- a CDS encoding HEAT repeat domain-containing protein: MTRARRLAAGCAVLLGAAALILATRWWPGRSAPVPPSALPPAAAAERLRTEQDFPTRRELVRAIAKAPDAVPRLEAVWRGAGDGAAREEALIQVSKVGGADGARFLAEVASTDPRYGARAAAALGQMKSAKAADELARIAESDAPAITRANAAQALGRTGDPGRADELVKLAADPGQPLRVRQESALGLARVGGEGQAAALSAALEAAASDGSLDGEQLRIPMIQALGHIGTPQARAALAAHAQRELSRNERAFLLLALGAR; this comes from the coding sequence ATGACGCGCGCACGACGCCTCGCCGCAGGCTGCGCCGTCCTCCTGGGCGCCGCAGCCCTGATCCTCGCCACCCGATGGTGGCCGGGGCGCTCCGCCCCGGTGCCGCCGTCCGCGCTCCCGCCCGCGGCCGCCGCCGAGCGGCTGCGGACGGAGCAGGACTTCCCCACGCGCCGCGAGCTGGTGCGCGCCATCGCCAAGGCGCCCGACGCGGTCCCGCGCCTCGAGGCCGTGTGGCGCGGGGCTGGCGACGGCGCCGCCCGGGAGGAGGCGCTCATCCAGGTCTCGAAGGTGGGCGGGGCCGACGGGGCGCGCTTCCTCGCCGAGGTGGCCTCCACCGACCCGCGCTACGGCGCACGGGCCGCCGCCGCGCTCGGCCAGATGAAGAGCGCGAAGGCCGCGGACGAGCTCGCGCGCATCGCCGAGTCGGACGCGCCCGCGATCACCCGGGCCAACGCCGCCCAGGCGCTCGGCCGGACGGGCGATCCCGGGAGGGCGGACGAGCTCGTGAAGCTCGCGGCCGATCCCGGGCAGCCGCTCCGGGTCCGCCAGGAGTCCGCGCTCGGGCTCGCCCGCGTCGGGGGCGAGGGCCAGGCGGCGGCCCTGTCGGCCGCGCTCGAGGCGGCGGCGTCCGACGGGAGCCTGGACGGCGAGCAGCTCCGGATCCCCATGATCCAGGCGCTCGGCCACATCGGCACGCCGCAGGCCCGGGCGGCCCTGGCGGCCCACGCCCAGCGGGAGCTCTCGCGCAACGAGCGGGCGTTCCTGCTGCTCGCCCTCGGCGCGCGCTGA
- a CDS encoding metallophosphoesterase, with translation MALDRRAFLKGLAATVAAGAALPGLAEAATRAGEDPPLQGERRTFTVAGLHPAHDGLRVAQLSDLHVGPRTPPERIRAAIEAANAFRPDLVVLTGDYVCNQRREAGEVREALAGLEAPTVAVLGNHDYWTDPRAVARSLVRLGYDVLENENTTLTLRGEPFTVVGVGDLFTGNARPFAALRGARRGGSRIVLAHGPKTADLLKLSGEPLLCLSGHTHGGQINIPGVTRVLLSALAHEPYDRGLFHVGPVQLYVNRGVGNAAVRVRVNAAPEVTLATLRAA, from the coding sequence ATGGCTCTCGATCGCCGCGCATTCCTGAAGGGGCTCGCCGCCACCGTCGCGGCGGGCGCCGCCCTGCCCGGGCTGGCGGAGGCCGCCACCCGCGCCGGCGAGGACCCGCCGCTCCAGGGCGAGCGGCGCACCTTCACCGTGGCCGGCCTCCACCCGGCGCACGACGGGCTGCGGGTGGCGCAGCTCTCCGACCTCCACGTCGGCCCGCGCACGCCGCCCGAGCGCATCCGCGCCGCCATCGAGGCCGCCAACGCCTTCCGGCCCGACCTCGTGGTCCTGACCGGCGACTACGTCTGCAACCAGCGGCGCGAGGCCGGCGAGGTGCGCGAGGCGCTCGCCGGGCTCGAGGCGCCCACCGTCGCCGTGCTCGGGAACCACGACTACTGGACCGATCCGCGCGCGGTGGCGCGCTCGCTGGTGCGGCTCGGCTACGACGTCCTCGAGAACGAGAACACCACCCTCACCCTCCGCGGCGAGCCGTTCACGGTGGTCGGCGTCGGCGACCTCTTCACCGGGAACGCCCGCCCCTTCGCCGCCCTGCGCGGAGCGCGCCGGGGCGGCTCGCGGATCGTGCTGGCGCACGGCCCGAAGACGGCCGACCTGCTCAAGCTCTCCGGGGAGCCGCTGCTCTGCCTCTCGGGTCACACGCACGGCGGGCAGATCAACATCCCCGGCGTGACCCGGGTGCTCCTGAGCGCGCTCGCGCACGAGCCCTACGACCGCGGCCTGTTCCACGTCGGCCCGGTGCAGCTCTACGTGAACCGCGGCGTGGGCAACGCCGCGGTCCGGGTGCGGGTGAACGCCGCCCCCGAGGTGACGCTCGCCACCCTCCGGGCGGCGTAG
- a CDS encoding helix-turn-helix domain-containing protein, protein MDLLTRFAGNVRRLRAKKKFSQKALADKIGISVSYVSMLERGQRSPPLETIEKMAKALGVTAASLLGGR, encoded by the coding sequence ATGGACCTGCTCACGCGTTTCGCCGGTAACGTTCGCCGCCTGCGCGCCAAGAAGAAGTTTTCGCAGAAGGCCCTCGCCGACAAGATCGGGATCTCGGTCTCGTACGTCTCGATGCTGGAGCGCGGCCAGCGCTCGCCGCCGCTCGAGACCATCGAGAAGATGGCCAAGGCGCTCGGCGTCACGGCGGCCTCGCTGCTCGGCGGCCGCTAG
- a CDS encoding carboxymuconolactone decarboxylase family protein codes for MAASDVAKMREELTQLFGQVPGWVDELPESAAAGFWATMRDFQLAETRIPNKYKELIGLGVSGATRCRYCALFHTEAARLFGATDEEIAEASMMAAHTMAASTFLNAQQVDYDTFRRETLEMVAYARLHAGAASATQATQATQVAGHA; via the coding sequence ATGGCGGCGAGCGACGTGGCGAAGATGCGGGAAGAGCTCACGCAGCTGTTCGGGCAGGTGCCGGGGTGGGTGGACGAGCTCCCGGAGTCGGCGGCGGCGGGCTTCTGGGCGACGATGCGCGACTTCCAGCTCGCCGAGACGCGCATCCCGAACAAGTACAAGGAGCTCATCGGGCTCGGGGTCTCCGGCGCGACGCGCTGCCGGTACTGCGCGCTCTTCCACACCGAGGCGGCGCGGCTGTTCGGCGCGACCGACGAGGAGATCGCCGAGGCGAGCATGATGGCGGCGCACACCATGGCCGCGAGCACCTTCTTGAACGCCCAGCAGGTGGACTACGACACCTTCCGGCGCGAGACGCTCGAGATGGTGGCCTACGCGAGGTTGCACGCCGGCGCGGCGAGCGCCACGCAGGCGACCCAGGCGACCCAGGTCGCGGGGCATGCCTGA
- a CDS encoding aldehyde dehydrogenase family protein, with protein sequence MTAAPDPAAPSTAALEAALARVRAGAPALARLPLADKARLARRLREGMARVAGPSALAASRAKGTPPGSPLEGEEWISGPFVTLRLLRQVEESLEALARGGSTPLGPGRRLEDGRWEVDVFPETWRDRLLFPGLRAAVRLLPGATPEQRARFHRAPDHGGKVCLILGAGNINSIPTTDVVTKMFNEGKACLLKLSPVNAYLEPFIQEGFAEAIRAGFLAVVQGGAAEGSFLAHHPEVDELHVTGSDRTHDLLVWGPPGPDRIDRLARGEPLLRKEITSELGNVSPVIVVPGPYSDRELAWQAESIAGMVTHNASFNCNAAKLLVTPRGWSRRDELLDRVYGFLEATPARAAWYPGAEQRYEHLAAGRARARRTPGAPGALPWTLIPGLDAEDRGERAFRTEPFCAILSETPLGSDDPIRFLEAATRFCNERLWGTLNAGLVVHPAVEADPEASRALEAAIDRLRYGTVTVNVWPGFSFALGSTPWGAYPGAPLDDIQSGRGFVHDSRMLEGVEKCVVRAPLRGLVKPPYFPSHRTLGRLGPRLAALEAARGWAALPGVVAAGVRG encoded by the coding sequence ATGACCGCCGCGCCCGACCCCGCCGCCCCGTCCACCGCCGCCCTCGAGGCGGCGCTCGCGCGCGTCCGCGCCGGCGCCCCCGCGCTCGCCCGACTCCCGCTGGCCGACAAGGCGAGGCTCGCCCGGCGGCTGCGCGAGGGGATGGCGCGCGTGGCCGGCCCGAGCGCCCTCGCCGCGAGCCGCGCCAAGGGCACCCCTCCCGGCTCGCCGCTCGAGGGGGAGGAGTGGATCTCCGGCCCCTTCGTCACCCTGCGGCTGCTGCGCCAGGTGGAGGAGTCGCTCGAGGCGCTCGCCCGCGGCGGCTCGACCCCGCTCGGCCCGGGCCGCCGCCTCGAGGACGGACGCTGGGAGGTGGACGTCTTCCCGGAGACCTGGCGCGACCGGCTGCTCTTCCCCGGCCTGCGCGCCGCGGTCCGGCTGCTGCCGGGCGCCACGCCGGAGCAGCGGGCGCGCTTCCACCGGGCGCCGGATCACGGGGGGAAGGTCTGCCTCATCCTCGGCGCCGGGAACATCAACTCCATCCCGACCACCGACGTGGTCACGAAGATGTTCAACGAGGGCAAGGCCTGCCTCCTCAAGCTCTCCCCGGTGAACGCCTACCTCGAGCCGTTCATCCAGGAGGGCTTCGCCGAGGCGATCCGGGCCGGCTTCCTCGCGGTGGTGCAGGGCGGCGCGGCGGAGGGCTCGTTCCTGGCGCACCACCCCGAGGTGGACGAGCTGCACGTCACCGGCTCCGACCGCACCCACGACCTGCTCGTCTGGGGGCCGCCCGGGCCGGACCGGATCGATCGGCTGGCGCGCGGGGAGCCGCTCCTCCGCAAGGAGATCACGAGCGAGCTCGGCAACGTCTCGCCGGTGATCGTGGTGCCGGGGCCGTACAGCGATCGCGAGCTCGCGTGGCAGGCCGAGAGCATCGCCGGGATGGTGACGCACAACGCCTCCTTCAACTGCAACGCGGCCAAGCTGCTCGTCACCCCGCGCGGCTGGAGCCGGCGCGACGAGCTCCTCGATCGCGTGTACGGGTTCCTCGAGGCCACGCCGGCGCGGGCGGCCTGGTACCCGGGCGCGGAGCAGCGGTACGAGCACCTCGCGGCCGGCCGCGCCCGGGCGCGCCGCACCCCCGGAGCCCCGGGCGCGCTCCCGTGGACGCTGATCCCCGGGCTCGACGCCGAGGACCGCGGCGAGCGCGCCTTCCGCACCGAGCCCTTCTGCGCCATCCTCTCGGAGACGCCGCTCGGCTCGGACGACCCGATCCGCTTCCTCGAGGCCGCCACCCGCTTCTGCAACGAGCGGCTCTGGGGCACGCTCAACGCCGGGCTGGTGGTCCACCCCGCGGTCGAGGCGGATCCCGAGGCCTCGCGGGCCCTCGAGGCGGCCATCGACCGGCTCCGCTACGGCACCGTGACCGTGAACGTCTGGCCGGGGTTCTCCTTCGCGCTCGGCTCGACGCCCTGGGGGGCCTACCCGGGCGCGCCGCTCGACGACATCCAGAGCGGCCGCGGGTTCGTGCACGACAGCCGCATGCTCGAAGGCGTCGAGAAGTGCGTGGTGCGCGCGCCGCTGCGCGGGCTCGTGAAGCCGCCCTACTTCCCGAGCCACCGCACCCTGGGCCGGCTCGGGCCGCGCCTCGCGGCGCTCGAGGCCGCCCGCGGCTGGGCGGCCCTGCCCGGCGTGGTCGCGGCGGGCGTGCGCGGCTGA
- a CDS encoding peroxiredoxin, with protein MANKPVYKLEVGDEAPDFELPATGDTAGKGGAKKPVRLSDYRGKKNVVLAFIPAAFTPVUSVQMPSYEEDLSEFERRDAQVLGISTDQVHSSEAWAKSLGSFSYPMLSDHWPHGAVSMKYGVLRGDSGLCERAIFVVDKKGKIAYIDIHDISEQPPTDKIMAALDKLK; from the coding sequence ATGGCCAACAAGCCCGTCTACAAGCTGGAGGTCGGCGACGAGGCGCCCGACTTCGAGCTCCCAGCCACCGGCGACACCGCCGGTAAAGGAGGGGCCAAGAAGCCGGTCCGGCTCTCGGACTACCGCGGCAAGAAGAACGTGGTCCTGGCGTTCATCCCGGCCGCGTTCACGCCCGTCTGAAGCGTGCAGATGCCCTCGTACGAGGAGGATCTCTCCGAGTTCGAGCGGCGTGACGCCCAGGTCCTGGGCATCAGCACGGATCAGGTCCACAGCAGCGAGGCGTGGGCGAAATCGCTCGGCAGCTTCTCCTATCCCATGCTCTCGGATCACTGGCCGCACGGCGCGGTCAGCATGAAGTACGGCGTGCTCCGGGGGGACAGCGGGCTCTGCGAGCGGGCCATCTTCGTCGTCGATAAGAAGGGGAAGATCGCCTACATCGACATCCACGACATCTCCGAGCAGCCGCCCACCGACAAGATCATGGCGGCGCTCGACAAGCTGAAGTAG
- a CDS encoding glycine/sarcosine/betaine reductase selenoprotein B family protein: MPNEDKPLELSRYCVPYTPLRTRLEEASVCIVSTAGVRMRSDPPFDVEGDATYRVIDGQASAADLAYDDAHYDHACADQDLNCIFPIDRLRALCAEKRIGGLTDRHFSLGFSTALRELRETTIPRLVREVDRARPDAVLLTGGURLCHRTVVTVQRVIEMIGIPTVLITVEPEESRQARPPRALYPKGFVPGHSLGKPNDPALQQWILSDALALLTAEPRPGEVIEKDYGAP; this comes from the coding sequence ATGCCGAACGAGGACAAGCCGCTGGAGCTGTCGCGCTACTGCGTCCCCTATACGCCGCTCCGCACCCGGCTCGAGGAGGCGAGCGTCTGCATCGTCTCCACGGCCGGCGTGCGGATGCGGTCCGACCCGCCGTTCGACGTCGAGGGCGACGCGACCTACCGGGTGATCGACGGGCAGGCCAGCGCCGCCGACCTCGCCTACGACGACGCGCACTACGACCACGCCTGCGCCGACCAGGACCTCAACTGCATCTTCCCCATCGACCGGCTGCGGGCGCTCTGCGCCGAGAAGCGGATCGGCGGGCTCACCGACCGCCACTTCTCGCTCGGCTTCTCCACCGCCCTGCGCGAGCTGCGCGAGACCACCATCCCCCGGCTCGTCCGCGAGGTGGACCGGGCCCGGCCCGACGCCGTGCTCCTCACCGGCGGCTGACGCCTCTGCCACCGCACGGTGGTCACCGTGCAGCGCGTGATCGAGATGATCGGCATCCCGACGGTGCTCATCACCGTCGAGCCGGAGGAGAGCCGGCAGGCGCGCCCGCCGCGGGCGCTCTACCCGAAGGGCTTCGTGCCCGGCCACTCGCTCGGCAAGCCGAACGACCCGGCCCTGCAGCAGTGGATCCTCTCCGACGCGCTGGCGCTCCTCACCGCCGAGCCCAGGCCGGGAGAGGTCATCGAGAAGGACTACGGGGCGCCGTGA